A stretch of Mustela nigripes isolate SB6536 chromosome 6, MUSNIG.SB6536, whole genome shotgun sequence DNA encodes these proteins:
- the MGP gene encoding matrix Gla protein produces MKSLLLLSILAALAVAALCYESHESMESYEINPFINRRNANTFMSQQQRWRAKAQERIRERTKPAYEINREACDDFKLCERFALVYGYDAAYNHYFRRRRGSK; encoded by the exons ATGAAgagcctgctccttctctccatcCTGGCTGCCTTGGCCGTGGCAGCTCTGTGCTACG aatcTCATGAAAGCATGGAATCCTATGAAATTA atcCCTTCATTAACAGGAGAAATGCTAATACTTTTATGTCCCAGCAACAGAGATGGAGAGCTAAAGCCCAAGAGAG GATCAGAGAACGCACCAAGCCTGCCTATGAGATCAATCGGGAAGCCTGTGATGACTTCAAGCTTTGCGAACGCTTTGCCCTGGTTTATGGATACGACGCAGCCTACAATCACTATTTCCGGCGGCGCCGAGGAAGCAAATGA